One window of Tepidanaerobacter acetatoxydans Re1 genomic DNA carries:
- a CDS encoding DUF3310 domain-containing protein, translated as MDKINPDHYKTGGIETIDFIKAKLTGEQFKGYLAGNVIKYLSRFEHKAGEEDLQKARWYLNRLLLQRKRPIIYVCSPLRGDIDRNIHKAIGYCRYIYSRGGIPLAPHVIFTTFLDDAVPEERAAGIELGLEVLSMCDELWAFGEKISEGMSYEITRAKKLGIRMRRFNERCKPLEVVAGDARGD; from the coding sequence ATGGACAAGATAAATCCTGACCATTACAAGACAGGTGGCATAGAAACTATTGATTTTATCAAGGCCAAGCTCACCGGGGAACAGTTTAAGGGCTACCTGGCGGGGAATGTCATTAAGTATCTTTCTCGCTTTGAGCATAAAGCCGGAGAAGAAGATTTACAAAAAGCTCGCTGGTATTTAAACCGATTGTTGTTGCAAAGGAAAAGACCCATCATCTATGTCTGCTCTCCCCTACGAGGAGATATTGATAGAAACATTCATAAAGCCATCGGCTACTGCCGGTATATTTACAGCCGGGGCGGCATCCCGTTAGCCCCACATGTCATCTTTACCACTTTCCTGGATGATGCCGTCCCCGAGGAGAGAGCAGCTGGTATAGAGCTGGGTTTAGAGGTATTAAGCATGTGTGATGAGCTGTGGGCTTTTGGAGAAAAAATCTCTGAAGGGATGTCTTATGAGATTACAAGGGCCAAAAAGCTTGGGATTAGGATGAGAAGGTTTAACGAAAGGTGTAAGCCTCTGGAGGTGGTGGCTGGTGATGCAAGAGGAGACTAG
- a CDS encoding Rha family transcriptional regulator, whose product MKELIPKDKYGVFADARDTARADSRFVARFFEKEHKNVLRDIEKITDTNSGLSEEFARLNFELSSYRNLQNKKQPCYMMTRDGFTILVMGYTGKKAMRFKEIYIKRFNEMEQFIKTLVTARKEFPLLTENIKLLHENPRPYHFSNECDMINRIVTGMSAKQFREAKGLAKGTSIRPYLTGEQVRMMETLQKVDIGLLLSVPDYQQRKRYLEWYKMKLVEKIA is encoded by the coding sequence ATGAAGGAATTAATTCCAAAGGATAAATATGGTGTTTTTGCTGATGCCCGTGATACCGCAAGAGCGGACAGCAGGTTTGTTGCCAGGTTTTTTGAAAAGGAACATAAAAACGTCCTCCGGGATATTGAAAAAATCACTGACACCAATTCTGGATTGAGTGAGGAATTCGCACGGCTCAATTTTGAGCTGTCCTCTTACCGCAACTTACAGAACAAAAAACAACCTTGCTATATGATGACTCGTGATGGATTTACCATACTGGTTATGGGATACACCGGCAAAAAAGCAATGAGGTTTAAGGAGATATATATCAAACGTTTTAACGAAATGGAACAGTTCATTAAAACTCTTGTTACAGCTCGCAAGGAATTCCCATTATTAACTGAAAACATCAAGCTCTTACATGAAAATCCTAGACCATACCACTTCAGCAACGAATGTGACATGATTAATCGCATTGTTACCGGGATGTCAGCAAAGCAGTTTAGAGAAGCAAAGGGTTTAGCCAAAGGCACCAGCATTCGTCCCTATCTAACCGGTGAGCAGGTTAGGATGATGGAAACCCTGCAGAAAGTTGATATTGGCTTGCTGTTATCAGTTCCGGATTACCAGCAACGCAAGCGCTACCTGGAATGGTACAAAATGAAGCTGGTTGAAAAAATCGCTTAA
- a CDS encoding virulence-associated E family protein yields MQEETSNKKVKPSFKYDGVLTIVTGRSRRELEWKNRETLWSELVRKLSVTTRTHETYGEYKKLPKAERDDIKDVGGFVGGTLKGGRRKADCVVWRQIITLDADHVKGDLWAGVEVMFGRGCCMYSTHSHSPSFPRLRLVIPLKRPVSPDEYQAVSRRIAGDLGIDFFDDSTYQPHRLMYWPSTSKDGEFIFKYLDEEWADPDEILARYPDWRDPSYWPESSRTKAERKKLADKQGDPREKPGIVGAFCRTYTIAQVIEKFLSDVYAPGDDPSRYTYIPGSTAGGLVLYDRDNFAYSYHATDPICGKLCNAFDLVRLHKFGELDDEAKDGTPVNKLPSYMAMQRLATEDLEVKKQVAAERMESASDDFKGEEDWQAGLEIDNRGELKNTLTNMSLIIKHDPALAGIYYNQLRDGVDADGELPWKRLKAGWNKTDDANLAGYIDARYKLYSPGKLRDAALKVAVERARHPIREYLNSLPKWDGVERLDRILIDYLGAEDSEYVRAVTRKTLVAAVARVMEPGIKFDYMLVLNGPQGIGKSTLFNRLGGEWFSDSLSIADMRDKTAAEKLQGYWIVEIGELAGIKKIDEETLKSFLSRQDDKYRAAYGYAVEDHPRQCIIVGSTNKTTGFLRDLTGNRRFWPVRVPGSQNLKPWDLKDVDQIWAEAIVRYRAGEKLFLEGALEETAQKVQLEALESDDREGLVREYLDRLLPTNWDEMELSDRRGFIRGDGFSDSIKGEVKRQMVCTLEIWCELFCKEPSAMRKIDSYELNAIMRKIEGWEQSDKTVRLPIYGKQRVYIRLEQE; encoded by the coding sequence ATGCAAGAGGAGACTAGCAATAAAAAAGTCAAGCCCTCTTTCAAATACGATGGAGTTTTAACCATTGTCACCGGAAGGAGCCGCAGGGAGCTGGAGTGGAAAAACCGGGAGACGCTGTGGTCAGAGCTGGTGAGAAAATTAAGTGTTACTACCAGAACCCATGAGACCTATGGGGAGTATAAAAAGCTCCCCAAGGCCGAAAGGGACGATATAAAAGACGTGGGTGGCTTTGTCGGTGGCACTCTAAAGGGTGGCCGTAGGAAGGCAGACTGTGTAGTCTGGCGGCAGATTATAACACTTGACGCTGACCATGTGAAGGGAGATTTATGGGCAGGGGTAGAGGTGATGTTTGGCCGTGGCTGCTGCATGTATTCTACCCATAGCCACAGCCCTTCATTCCCCAGATTAAGACTGGTTATTCCTTTAAAAAGGCCTGTATCACCTGATGAGTACCAAGCGGTATCAAGACGTATCGCCGGGGATTTGGGCATCGACTTCTTTGATGACAGCACATATCAACCCCACCGATTAATGTATTGGCCTTCTACCTCCAAGGACGGGGAGTTTATCTTTAAATACCTGGATGAAGAGTGGGCAGACCCGGATGAGATATTGGCCCGGTATCCCGATTGGCGTGACCCCTCTTACTGGCCAGAGTCCTCCCGGACTAAAGCTGAACGCAAGAAACTGGCGGATAAGCAGGGCGATCCCAGGGAGAAGCCCGGCATAGTTGGCGCCTTTTGCCGAACCTACACCATAGCCCAAGTTATCGAGAAGTTCTTAAGCGATGTCTATGCACCAGGTGATGACCCTAGCCGCTATACCTATATACCCGGAAGCACTGCAGGTGGCTTGGTCCTTTACGATAGAGACAACTTTGCCTACTCTTACCATGCTACAGACCCTATATGTGGAAAGCTTTGTAATGCCTTTGATTTGGTGAGGCTGCACAAGTTCGGTGAGCTAGATGATGAAGCCAAAGATGGAACTCCAGTTAATAAGCTGCCATCGTATATGGCTATGCAGCGACTAGCCACTGAAGATTTGGAGGTTAAAAAGCAGGTTGCTGCAGAGCGAATGGAATCTGCCAGTGATGATTTTAAGGGCGAGGAAGATTGGCAAGCGGGGCTTGAAATTGACAATAGAGGTGAATTAAAAAACACCTTAACCAATATGTCCTTGATTATAAAACATGACCCGGCTTTGGCTGGTATCTACTACAACCAGTTAAGGGATGGGGTGGATGCAGACGGGGAATTACCTTGGAAACGTCTTAAAGCTGGCTGGAATAAAACTGATGATGCAAATCTTGCCGGATACATTGACGCTCGCTATAAATTATACTCCCCAGGGAAATTAAGGGATGCTGCCTTAAAGGTTGCTGTTGAAAGAGCAAGACACCCCATCCGAGAATATCTAAACAGTTTGCCAAAATGGGACGGTGTAGAAAGGCTAGATAGGATACTAATTGATTATCTTGGAGCTGAAGATAGTGAATATGTGAGGGCTGTTACTAGAAAGACTCTAGTGGCAGCAGTGGCAAGAGTAATGGAGCCAGGTATTAAATTCGATTATATGTTGGTACTAAATGGCCCTCAAGGGATTGGTAAAAGCACACTATTTAATAGGCTGGGTGGAGAGTGGTTTAGCGATTCGTTATCTATAGCTGATATGCGGGATAAAACCGCTGCTGAAAAACTGCAAGGTTATTGGATAGTGGAAATTGGGGAGCTGGCCGGAATTAAAAAAATAGATGAGGAAACCTTAAAGTCCTTCCTATCCCGGCAGGATGATAAGTATCGAGCTGCTTATGGCTATGCAGTGGAAGATCATCCAAGGCAGTGCATCATTGTGGGAAGCACCAATAAGACCACCGGCTTTTTAAGGGATTTAACAGGAAACAGAAGGTTCTGGCCGGTTAGGGTGCCAGGTAGTCAAAACTTAAAGCCTTGGGACTTAAAAGATGTAGATCAGATTTGGGCTGAAGCTATTGTTAGATATAGAGCCGGGGAGAAGCTCTTCTTGGAAGGTGCGTTAGAAGAGACTGCTCAAAAGGTGCAGCTGGAAGCTTTAGAAAGCGATGACCGAGAAGGCTTAGTTCGGGAGTATTTAGATAGGCTTTTGCCTACTAACTGGGATGAGATGGAGTTAAGCGATAGAAGGGGTTTTATCCGAGGAGATGGTTTTAGCGATAGCATCAAAGGCGAGGTAAAAAGACAGATGGTTTGCACCCTGGAAATTTGGTGTGAACTGTTTTGTAAAGAACCTAGTGCTATGAGAAAAATTGATTCTTATGAATTAAACGCTATAATGCGAAAGATTGAAGGCTGGGAGCAAAGTGATAAGACGGTCAGGCTTCCCATTTATGGCAAGCAGCGAGTTTATATTCGGTTGGAACAAGAATAG